Proteins encoded in a region of the Trypanosoma brucei gambiense DAL972 chromosome 6, complete sequence genome:
- a CDS encoding calcium-binding protein, putative yields the protein MPHSMDTTLFSDENRIDRGDSLLFHCVQLSQGGTDSHRYFFGCYFPRWRGFYMDEARELPGPLGYNVTRHFPAFPFDVYLKDDGEHFLTDDFQIGSIFTLGGPLNQRDDGQKRYKVVHCDDSQLRTRTGKTLASIGNNVSGLLQQTHRVSGEAIDALKRIREAYIFNVGNGIPEVGIKAMGRHFRKVGSDGRRWMSYEGIVRFVKDSRNFNATLSFSDTQRTEEDVNTVATCIYNAFPQNEEECIDYDFFMDYVRGPMSQERKDAVWNIFRRMDYDRDGNLNIIDIQACYNTQEHPTCSVDHLFQSDKMLKGFLTIWDENERCGLVPYAEFLDYYNGVSAVLEDDKVFFDVLNNQWKLL from the coding sequence ATGCCGCACTCCATGGACACCACACTCTTCAGCGATGAAAATCGCATTGATCGCGGTgattcccttcttttccattgCGTGCAGCTCTCGCAGGGTGGGACGGACTCACATCGCTATTTCTTTGGGTGTTATTTCCCGCGCTGGCGTGGCTTCTACATGGAtgaggcacgtgaacttccTGGCCCGCTTGGTTATAATGTCACGCGGCACTTCCCCGCTTTCCCTTTTGATGTGTATTTGAAGGATGATGGGGAACACTTTCTCACTGATGACTTCCAGATAGGCTCCATCTTTACTCTTGGTGGTCCCTTAAATCAGCGTGATGATGGGCAGAAACGCTACAAAGTGGTGCACTGCGATGACAGCCAATTACGCACGCGCACTGGGAAGACACTTGCATCCATTGGAAATAATGTATCAGGTTTACTCCAACAGACACACCGGGTGTCAGGGGAGGCGATTGATGCGTTGAAACGCATTAGAGAGGCGTATATTTTCAATGTCGGAAACGGGATCCCAGAGGTAGGCATTAAAGCTATGGGAAGGCACTTCCGTAAGGTGGGAAGTGATGGAAGGCGATGGATGTCATATGAAGGTATTGTGAGGTTCGTAAAGGATTCACGTAATTTCAATGcaacactttctttttctgatACACAGCGAACGGAAGAGGATGTAAATACCGTTGCAACATGTATTTATAACGCATTCCCCCAAAACGAAGAAGAATGTATTGACTATGACTTCTTTATGGATTACGTTCGCGGTCCAATGAGCCAGGAGCGGAAAGATGCTGTGTGGAATATATTCCGTAGGATGGACTATGACAGGGACGGAAACTTAAACATCATAGACATCCAAGCCTGCTACAATACGCAGGAGCATCCGACTTGTTCCGTAGATCATTTGTTTCAGTCAGATAAAATGCTGAAGGGGTTTCTGACTATCTGGGATGAAAATGAGCGATGCGGTTTGGTTCCTTATGCAGAGTTTTTAGACTACTACAACGGTGTGAGTGCTGTACTCGAGGACGATAAAGTTTTTTTTGACGTTCTCAATAATCAATGGAAACTTTTGTAA
- a CDS encoding NUDIX hydrolase, conserved, putative — protein MPNETAGKPPKVFQTNGKLPRGSDPTRDDVEFTCEGEVVVTSSDGKKFRRSVCVFIMNENGHFLGCRRYDDRSTIQCVQGGAKRGETVQQTAAREVMEEIGVHCDQLQFISEITYSKPECGEPQNCDGPRSAFRYKSKSWRRIGIVGQELYPLLYSMQSSVINHLNFHSVQGTRQEFIGAEWVPLHVLRNKCSKSKQVAVSNMCDAVEEILWGQSRSPRRDSHSADAGRLNELKKDIGSSSQHELGDTMNDMVNSCQRKRRRKRKGKSGNKNQLLHEEGGSPQMNLLGNPTSCERDGWGFS, from the coding sequence ATGCCAAACGAAACCGCGGGTAAGCCTCCTAAGGTTTTCCAAACTAATGGAAAATTACCACGTGGCAGTGACCCCACACGTGATGATGTGGAGTTCACCTGTGAAGGCGAGGTGGTAGTGACTTCTTCCGACGGGAAGAAGTTTCGCCGTAGTGTTTGTGTCTTCATCATGAACGAAAACGGCCATTTCCTGGGATGTCGGCGGTACGATGATCGCAGCACAATACAGTGTGTTCAAGGTGGTGCGAAGAGGGGTGAAACGGTTCAACAAACTGCGGCTCGTGAAGTAATGGAAGAGATCGGGGTGCACTGCGACCAACTTCAGTTCATTAGTGAGATCACCTACTCGAAACCTGAGTGTGGCGAACCCCAGAACTGTGACGGACCACGTTCTGCCTTTCGCTACAAATCTAAATCATGGAGACGTATCGGAATTGTGGGTCAGGAACTGTATCCCCTTCTCTATAGTATGCAGTCGTCTGTCATAAACCATTTGAACTTCCATTCCGTTCAGGGCACCAGACAGGAATTCATCGGGGCAGAGTGGGTTCCACTTCATGTTTTGCGCAATAAATGCTCAAAGTCGAAGCAGGTGGCGGTATCCAATATGTGTGACGCTGTCGAAGAAATTTTGTGGGGGCAATCACGATCTCCACGCCGTGATTCACACTCTGCTGATGCCGGCAGGTTGAATGAGTTGAAGAAGGACATTGGAAGCAGCTCACAGCACGAACTTGGGGACACGATGAATGACATGGTAAATAGTTGTCAGCGGAAACGACGGCgtaagagaaaagggaagagtgGGAATAAGAATCAATTGTTACATGAGGAGGGAGGTTCCCCTCAGATGAATTTACTTGGAAACCCCACCTCCTGCGAGCGAGACGGGTGGGGGTTTTCGTag
- a CDS encoding cysteine peptidase, Clan CA, family C19,putative has translation MSKSICKCCVVWKPSEFLEAAARRCMKPQDVASDQKKLFCAMRSVADGIGYAGSAEAAADLGSIKSCDNDPQLWMCLHCGLYCCGVHRKSHYDNLRMSGVGTDDKINGGHRIFFAVKPRWGTDVNSPAVGAPLPTVTINLCQVESPEKRTVTMNNLKVSKVSFEKVGTYGIISCVECHEDPIKLPVRNSLPCLGVDLITLCENVARVLHCVERNISLAPDYDEGSFGAPRARGVLDSGIATDTRRQNSNYETYSYVETNKQANSRAASSSNSRCVRARAGTLVEACISGFENRRNTCYFNSVLQCILQCNTFIDFMIRQNFTGSHTLVHHMSEMIGFMKSGPCAGDRQGIVDGLARALMGSLSEIVPMFGDGDQQDSQELFITLINGIADELDKGKSEEEKKGSQRVPFEGTLCTTVTCRGCKNQVKRDEVFMALSIPVTNSVEDSLEKLFERSTLNGDSQYACEVCFNKLSPAEQTKKNNDIRAENEARKLRKKANAEAKSLNCLYQDADVETSIGRFNGSLALHLLRFKCDDRGVYKVPGAVSFPKRLNLSKYVLGSAASGCGDTKMPQTIVQTNVHTHRSVSRPSNSLVHVSGGDGCTSSVEESTDSRRSQLDLELVGIISHVGSLHGGHYVAHVRSHTKPSMWFYCDDEEIYTVDESSVFEREQGVYMLFYDQLYH, from the coding sequence ATGTCGAAATCAATTTGCAAATGTTGTGTGGTGTGGAAACCCAGCGAGTTTTTAGAAGCCGCTGCCAGGCGTTGTATGAAACCTCAAGATGTAGCATCGGATCAAAAAAAGCTGTTCTGTGCGATGCGCAGCGTTGCTGATGGAATTGGTTATGCAGGGAGTGCTGAAGCTGCTGCGGATTTAGGAAGCATCAAATCATGTGATAATGATCCGCAACTTTGGATGTGTCTTCACTGTGGGTTATATTGCTGTGGAGTGCACCGAAAGTCGCATTATGACAACTTGAGAATGTCTGGTGTTGGCACAGACGATAAAATAAATGGGGGCCACCGTATCTTTTTTGCCGTGAAACCGAGATGGGGGACGGATGTGAACTCACCTGCCGTTGGTGCACCGTTGCCGACAGTTACGATAAACTTGTGTCAAGTGGAATCACCTGAAAAGCGTACCGTAACGATGAATAACCTGAAGGTTTCAAAGGTTTCATTTGAAAAGGTAGGGACGTATGGCATTATATCGTGTGTGGAATGCCATGAAGACCCGATCAAGTTGCCTGTGCGGAACAGCTTACCATGTTTAGGGGTTGATTTGATAACTCTTTGCGAAAATGTAGCGAGGGTGTTACACTGCGTCGAGAGAAACATTTCTTTGGCTCCTGATTACGACGAAGGCTCGTTCGGGGCTCCCCGTGCTCGCGGCGTACTGGATTCAGGAATTGCAACAGACACGAGGCGTCAAAACAGCAACTATGAAACGTATTCTTATGTGGAGACGAATAAGCAGGCCAACTCACGTGCAGCAAGCTCTTCTAACAGTCGTTGCGTGAGAGCACGGGCGGGCACACTAGTGGAGGCTTGTATCTCCGGCTTTGAAAATCGGCGCAACACATGTTATTTCAACTCCGTTCTCCAATGTATTCTTCAATGCAATACCTTTATTGATTTTATGATCCGTCAAAATTTCACCGGTTCACACACGTTGGTGCATCATATGTCCGAAATGATAGGGTTTATGAAGAGCGGCCCGTGCGCAGGTGATAGACAAGGTATCGTGGATGGCCTTGCCCGTGCTTTGATGGGCAGTTTATCTGAAATTGTTCCAATGTTTGGTGACGGGGATCAACAGGACAGTCAAGAACTCTTCATTACGCTGATCAATGGTATCGCTGATGAGTTAGATAAGggtaaaagtgaagaagaaaagaaagggagtcAACGTGTCCCTTTCGAAGGTACGCTCTGTACTACAGTAACATGCAGAGGGTGTAAAAACCAAGTCAAACGGGATGAGGTGTTCATGGCGCTTTCAATACCCGTTACGAACAGCGTTGAAGATAGCCTTGAAAAGCTTTTCGAAAGATCGACACTTAACGGGGATTCTCAGTACGCCTGTGAAGTGTGTTTTAACAAACTATCTCCTGCGGAGcaaacgaagaaaaacaacgatATTCGTGCGGAGAACGAGGCACGGAAGCTTAGGAAGAAAGCAAATGCGGAAGCAAAGAGTCTCAACTGTCTCTATCAAGACGCAGACGTGGAAACATCAATCGGGAGATTCAATGGATCACTCGCGTTACACTTACTACGGTTCAAGTGCGACGACCGTGGCGTATACAAAGTtcctggcgcagtttctttCCCAAAAAGACTGAACCTTAGTAAATATGTATTGGGCAGCGCGGCAAGCGGATGTGGGGACACGAAAATGCCGCAAACGATCGTCCAAACAAATGTGCACACACATCGTAGTGTTTCCCGACCCAGCAATTCGCTGGTACATGTTTCCGGTGGCGATGGCTGTACGAGTAGCGTGGAGGAGAGTACTGACAGCCGACGGAGTCAGTTGGACTTGGAGCTCGTCGGCATAATCTCGCATGTCGGTTCACTTCACGGTGGGCATTATGTTGCTCATGTACGGAGCCATACCAAACCATCCATGTGGTTCTACTGCGACGATGAAGAAATTTATACTGTGGATGAATCAAGTGTGTTTGAACGCGAGCAGGGTGTATATATGCTCTTCTACGACCAGCTTTATCATTAA
- a CDS encoding importin alpha subunit, putative codes for MFSGQNEKPKGAKQTPSVRGGAERRQRQMINIRQKAHGELIKHIREEEVAMEGVDGPTVPDPGNVWSYDQRTRPDDVPVQLLPQFVQMVMNGPTDREVYHGTLMVRKLLSVERSPPHEMVAQSGVIPHLVSFLDRADNPELQFEAAWALTNVAAGTSANTMILVEVGAIPRFINLLSSPSSDCRDQGAWAIGNMAGDGVATRDIALQHNAIPAFVNLISDPDQPLSIVRNATWAISNLCRGKPAPPLHYLLPTLPALANLLFHGDLEIATDASWAISYVSDGPHERVQAVLDTGVVPRVIELLAATSIPLQTSCIRTIGNIASGNDAQTQVIINCGVLEKLAPLVTHRKREIRKETCWTISNIAAGNSEQIDALIKSDLFPLVIKCLQGTELDVKKEAVWSIANVTLCGVSPHLYYLLDCGVIPPLCDVLNTHDPKTLTVALEALMGFLQVGEDRVKTGEVQENPVARAIIECGGVDAIERAQSSTDSSIYSIALCLLETFFNVEEEGAPQQFELGMDHGDPNGQPPQGQFDL; via the coding sequence ATGTTCAGTGGTCAGAATGAGAAACCGAAAGGGGCGAAACAAACCCCTTCGGTTCGAGGGGGTGCGGAGCGCCGGCAGCGGCAGATGATTAACATTCGACAGAAGGCCCACGGTGAGCTCATTAAACACATCCGCGAGGAAGAAGTAGCAATGGAAGGAGTTGATGGGCCCACGGTACCAGACCCCGGAAACGTTTGGTCGTACGATCAAAGAACCCGTCCCGATGACGTTCCGGTTCAGCTACTTCCCCAGTTCGTTCAGATGGTTATGAACGGCCCAACAGATAGAGAGGTATACCACGGGACACTGATGGTTCGCAAGTTACTTTCGGTGGAGAGGTCGCCCCCGCATGAAATGGTCGCCCAAAGTGGTGTCATTCCGCACCTTGTGAGCTTCCTGGACCGTGCAGATAACCCGGAACTGCAATTTGAAGCGGCTTGGGCATTGACGAATGTTGCTGCTGGCACATCCGCGAACACTATGATCCTCGTTGAGGTTGGGGCTATTCCGCGCTTTATCAACTTGCTCAGTTCACCTAGTTCTGACTGTCGTGACCAGGGTGCATGGGCTATTGGCAATATGGCCGGTGATGGTGTTGCCACCCGAGatattgcattgcaacatAATGCTATTCCTGCTTTTGTCAACCTTATTTCAGACCCCGATCAACCTCTATCCATCGTTCGCAATGCAACGTGGGCTATATCCAACTTGTGCCGTGGGAAGCCTGCTCCTCCGCTGCATTATTTGCTACCCACGCTACCTGCTTTAGCCAATTTACTTTTTCACGGGGATCTGGAGATCGCCACAGATGCGTCATGGGCGATTTCGTACGTTAGCGATGGTCCACACGAGCGCGTACAAGCGGTGTTGGATACTGGTGTTGTTCCCCGCGTTATAGAACTCCTCGCGGCAACGTCAATTCCGCTTCAAACGTCATGCATCCGAACCATTGGCAACATCGCGAGTGGCAATgatgcacaaacacaagtGATTATTAACTGTGGCGTATTGGAAAAGCTTGCTCCCCTTGTCACACACCGCAAGCGGGAGATTCGCAAGGAAACATGCTGGACTATCTCCAATATTGCCGCCGGCAATTCAGAGCAAATCGACGCACTCATCAAATCAGATCTCTTTCCATTGGTTATCAAATGTCTCCAAGGTACGGAACTGGATGTGAAGAAGGAGGCCGTGTGGTCTATCGCCAACGTAACTCTCTGCGGAGTTTCCCCACATTTGTATTATCTTTTGGACTGCGGTGTCATCCCTCCGTTATGTGATGTCTTGAACACGCATGATCCCAAAACTCTTACAGTTGCCCTCGAAGCTCTCATGGGATTTCTGCAGGTGGGCGAAGACAGAGTTAAAACAGGAGAAGTACAGGAGAACCCCGTGGCGCGTGCCATCATTGAGTGCGGTGGTGTGGATGCCATTGAGCGTGCGCAATCCTCCACAGACTCCAGCATATACAGCATTGCACTTTGTCTCCTCGAGACATTCTTTAACgtggaagaggagggggcACCTCAGCAGTTTGAGTTGGGGATGGATCATGGAGATCCAAATGGACAGCCACCACAGGGCCAGTTCGATCTATGA
- a CDS encoding small nuclear ribonucleoprotein Sm-E, producing MSVTTKQMVKPTVVVHRYLKESQRVCVWLVHETKMKIEGVLLGYDEFMNVVLGDATEVHLKTGEVVQLGKILLRSDNVGVIHPIGI from the coding sequence ATGAGCGTCACAACAAAGCAGATGGTTAAGCCGACTGTTGTCGTGCACCGTTACTTAAAAGAGAGtcaacgtgtgtgtgtgtggcttGTGCACGAAACTAAGATGAAGATCGAGGGCGTTTTGTTGGGTTACGATGAGTTTATGAATGTCGTGTTGGGCGACGCGACGGAGGTGCATCTCAAAACCGGAGAGGTTGTTCAATTAGGGAAGATCCTTCTTCGCAGTGATAATGTGGGTGTCATTCACCCTATTGGCATATAG